The Pseudomonas sp. FP198 genomic interval TGACGCTGCCAGCCGCGATAGCGCGAGCCTTTGTATTCAACGCCCAGGGCGATCCGGAAAAAGCCGTCGGCCGCCATTTCTGCGGCCGGGTTGTCTATGTTTGCCAAGGAATTACAGCCTGCTGAGGTACGCAAAGGCGGGCATTATAAGGCCGGTGAGGCGCGATGCCAGTGCAACCGGTGGTTCTGCGCTGGAACTACTGGCGCTTTCGCGAGCAGGCTCGCTCCCACATTGTTTTGCGGCGCTCAGAGAACCCTGTGGGAGCGAGCCTGCTCGCGAAAGCGTCAGCCCAGACACATCCAATCCCCTGCAAACAAAAACGGCAGCCTCACCGGCTGCCGTTGTTGTTTAACCCATCACCTCAAGCCAGGCGCGACAACATTTCCTGCGCTTCACTCTTCTGCGTGGCATCGCCTTCGTTGAGGACTTCGCCGAGGATATCCCGGGCGCCGTCGTCGTCGCCCATGTCGATATAGGCCTGGGCCAGATCGAGCTTGGTCGCCACTTCGTTGGTGCCGCTGAGGAAGTCGAAATCCGGCTCGTCGTCAGCAGTTGCCAAGGCATCATCGGCCGTGAAGGTCGGTTGGCCGAGGCTGTCGGACAAACGATCCAGCTCGGCGTTGACATCGTCCAGCTCGGATTCGAAGGCATCCTTGGGCTGGTCATGGGCATCCATTTCGTCCGCCAGGGACAGGTCGAAATCCGCCGGCAGCTCAAGATCGTCGGCCGGGGTGTCGTTCAGGGCTGGCGTTTCGGCAGCCGGGACGTCCAGGCCCTTGAGGTCATCCTCCAGATCCAGCAGGAAGTCTTCATCCTCCAGCGCGGGTGCCGGCGCATCGGCGCCCAGGTCCAGGTCGAACTCCGACAGGTCGTCGAGGCTTTCGTTGGCCTCGGTCTGCTGCTTGAGCACCGACTCGAAACTCAGGTCATCGTCTTCCGGAAACGCGTCCAGCTCGTTGAGCGGCTCGGGTGCCGGCGCTGCGGGCGTCGTATCAAAGTCGTCCAGGCTCAGGTCAAAAGCGTTGTCGAGCTCTTCATCGGTCGCCGGCTTGTCTTCCAGCAGTTCCTTGACGTACTGCGCATCCAGTTCGGCAGCCACGGCTGCGGCCGCCAGGCCTGCGCCAGCGGCGACCGCCATGGCCGGGAAACGGCTCTTGAGTTGTTCGACCTGGGCGTAGTTCTCACCATTGGCCACCAGTTGGCGTTCCTGGGCAACAAAGGCGTCTCGATCGCCCTGTTGACCGTAGACCTCCATCAATTTCAGGCGCAGGTCACTGCGCTGCGGCTCGGCCTTGATGCCTTGCTCCAGCAGATCGGCCGCCTGGTTCAAACGACCGCGATCGATGTGCGACTGGGCCTGAGGCAGCACGTCGTCGGAACGATCGGCGGCCGGGGCCACCAACGGGGCGGCAATGGGCGGCGTGACAATCACCGGCGCAATCACCGGAGCCGGCTTGGGCACTGGCGCCGGGGCTGGCTTGGGTTCGAGTTTTACGCTGGGTGGTGGAACCTCAATGCCCTCGAAGCTGCTCGGGGGCAGATCGAGCTCCGGGGAGAAGTCGGCCTCCTCCTCGAGGGCTCGGGCCATGCGCAGATGTTTCTCGGCTTCCTGCTGGGCCTTGCGACGACGGGCAAGCAGCAACAGAAGCAGCAACAGGATCAACGCGCCGCCGCCAATCAGTCCCAGGAGGATCGGATTGGTCAACAGGTCGTTGTATTTCTTTTCATCGGAAGCGGCAGGTGTCGGCTCGACCGGTGCGGCGGGCGGCGTCGCTTCCGGAGCGGCCTCGGGTGCGGGTGCTGGCACCGGTGGCTGTGCCGTCGGCGCCGGGGTCAGCTCGGCCGACATCGTCGGGGTCGACTCGCCCGCGGGTGGGACAGCAGCGCCATCAGCCTGCATTTTCGCCAGCTGGTTGTTCTTCAGCTCGATCAGGCGCTGCAGCTTGTCCAGTTGGCTCTGCAGATCGGCCATGCGGCTTTTCAGTTCTTCGTTGTCGCGGCGAGCCGCATCGAGGCTTTCCTGGGTCACTGCAAGCTGATTGCTCAGTGCCTGGGCATCCCCGGCCGGCCCTTTGCCCTTGGCGCCGGCCTTCGCCGACTCGGCGGAAACCAGGCTCAGGTTGTCGCGCGCGGCGGCCTGGGCTGGCGCGCCCTCGGCAGCGCCCCGCTTGGTCGCGTCCAACTGTTGCCGGCCGTTACCCGCCACACCCCGACGCCCCTGGCGCCAGGCGGCGTTCTGTGCAGCCACTTCGGCGATGGCCTGGGGTTGCGGCAGCGCCGTGCTTTGCACCGGATCCGGCAGGCGCAACACCTGGCCGGTCTTGAGCAGGTTGATATTGCCGTTGATGAAGGCGTTCGGGTTCAGCGCCTGAATCGCCAGCATGGTTTGTTGCACCGAGCCACCATTGCGCACCTTGGCGGCGATTTCCCACAGGGTGTCGCGCGGCGTGGTGGTGTATTGGGACGGCTTGGTGGCCCCGGTGACCGGTGTGGAAACCGCTTGGGACGGCTTCGCCCGCGCAGCATCGGCGGCCTGCGGCGAGAATTTGGACGGATCGAGCAGCACGCTGTAGTCGCGCAGCAAGCGGCCGTTGGGCCACATCACCTGCACCAGGAACTTGACCATCGGCTCGGACAGCGGCCGGCTGGACGTCACCCGCAGGACACTGCGGCCGTTGGCGTTGATCACCGGGGTGAAGCTCAGGTCATTGAGGAAGGCTTGGCGGTCGATGCCCGCCTTGGCGAACTCTTCGGGGGGAGCCAGGCTCGGCACGACTTCGGCGGCGGTCAGTTGCTGGACATCGAGCAGCTCGATCTCGGCGACCAAAGGCTGGTTCGGCGGCGACTTCAGGGTCAACTCCCCGAGCCCGAGCGCTTGCGCCATACCGGAGGACAGCGCCGAGGCGGCCGCTATTGCTAACACCAGTTTGCGAACTTGAACCATAGCCTCTTCCTTTGTTTGAACATTCCTCGGCCAGCGAGAAGGTGTTGATGCCGCTGCCGTAAGGCATTGCGCGCAGCCCCGAAGCGACGGCGCGCGCGATCGTTTCACTCATGCCCGAGGACGCCCCGGGGAGGAGGTTCGCCTTCAGCACTCTGGCCAAGCATAGCGCCCAGCTAGACTCATTCGACAAATTGTTGCCAAGTATCTTTTACAGCAAGTCTTTTATCAACAACTCAGCCACCTGCACGGCATTGAGCGCCGCGCCCTTGCGCACGTTATCCGACGTCAGCCACAGATTCAGTTCCGCCGGATCGTCCACGCCACCGCGCACGCGCCCGACATAAACCACATCCTGGCCGACCGCATCGCCCACCGGCGTCGGGTAATCGCCCGCCTCCACCAGCTCAATGCCGGGCGCCGCCTCCAGGGCTGCGTTGACCTTCGCCAGGTCAACGGCGCTCGCGGACTGTACGGTCACGCTAAAGCTATCGCCGAAAAACACCGGCGCTTGAATGCAAGTGACGGAAATCTTTAACAAAGGTTGCGCAAGCACTTGGCGCAGCTCGCGGACCAGGCGCTTCTCCAGCAGCGTATGACCCTGCTCATCCGGGACACCGACCTGGGCCAGCAGGTTGAACGCCATCTGCCGATCGAAGAATTTCGGCTCCAGCGGACGGGCATTGAGCAACTCGGCGGTCTGGCGCGCCAACTCGCTCACCGCTGCGCGCCCCTGGGCGGAGACGGCGAGGCTGGCGGTCAGGCTGATGCGTTGCAGGTCCAGGCATTCGCGCAGCGGCGCCAGTACCACGGCGAGCGCGGTGGCCGAGGCGCTGGGGCTGCTGACCTGGAAGGGTTTGCCCAGGCCGGCCAGCAACTCGGCGTTGGCCTCTGGCACGATCTGCGGCGCCTGTTCCGGCGGCAGCGCGCCGGAGAGGTCGATCAGCGCGCAACCGGCGGCCGTGGCGCGCGGGGCAAAACTCAGGGTGACCGCCGGGCCGGCGGCGAAGAACACCAGTTGGACCTTGGCGAAATCGAATTCATCGACCTCGCGTACCCGCACGTTCTTGCCGCGAAACATTACCGAGCTCCCCGCCGACTCGCTGCTCGCCAGCAGGTGCAGGGTGCCGATCGGGAAATTTCGCTCTTCGAGAATCTGCACCAGGGTTTCGCCGACAGTACCGGTGGCGCCGATCACGGCAATATCAAAGGACTGGCTCATGGGTCTACCTCAGGTAAAACGTGGGGAGCGGCACTTTACCGGGTGGTGGGTAGGCAAGCAATTGCGGTGCCTGGAATGACCCTTTCGCGAGCAGGCTCGCACACGGGTTTTGTGTTCTACAGAGATCCCATGTGGGAGCGAGCCTGCTCGCGAAGAGGCCGGGTCAGATACCCCAACACCTCAGCGCTGTTTTCCAATAAAAAACCCGCACCTCTCGCAAGGCACGGGTTCTTCAACAGCAGCAACCGATCACCGCTCGAGCAGGATCCGCAGCATCCGCCGCAGCGGCTCGGCCGCGCCCCACAGCAGTTGGTCGCCGACGGTGAAAGCACCGACGAACTGCGAGCCCATGTTCAGTTTGCGCAGGCGGCCCACCGGCACGTTCAGGGTGCCGGTGACCTTGGTCGGGCTCAGCTCTTGAATGCTGGTTTCGCGGTTGTTCGGCACCAGCTTGACCCAAGGGTTGTGCTGGCTGATCAACCCTTCGATGTCGGCGATCGGCACGTCCTTGTTCAGCTTGATGGTCAGCGCCTGGCTATGGCAACGCATGGCGCCGATGCGCACGCAGATGCCGTCCACCGGGATCGGGCTCTTGAAGCGACCGAGGATCTTGTTGGTTTCGGCCTGGGCCTTCCACTCTTCACGGCTCTGGCCGTTAGGCAGTTCCTTGTCGATCCACGGGATCAGGCTGCCAGCCAGCGGCACGCCGAAGTTCTCGGTCGGATAGGCATCGCTGCGCATCGCCTCGGCGACCTTGCGGTCGATGTCGAGGATGGCGCTGGCCGGGTTGGCCAGGTCATCGGCGACAGCGGCGTGGGTCGCGCCCATCTGCTTGATCAGTTCGCGCATGTTCTGCGCGCCGGCACCGGAAGCCGCCTGATAGGTCATGGCGCTCATCCATTCCACCAGACCAGCCTCGAACAGGCCGCCCAGGCCCATCAGCATCAGGCTGACGGTGCAGTTGCCGCCGATGTAGTTCTTGGTGCCCGCGTCCAGTTGCTGGTCGATGACCTTGCGGTTGACCGGGTCGAGGATGATCACCGCGTCGTCCTGCATGCGCAGGCTGGAAGCGGCGTCGATCCAGTAACCCTGCCAGCCGGCTTCACGCAGCTTGGGGAACACTTCGCTGGTGTAGTCGCCGCCCTGGCAGGTCAGGATCACGTCGAGGCTCTTGAGCTCTTCGATGCTGTAGGCATCCTTGAGCACACCGGTGTCCTTGCCCACGGACGGGCCTTGGCCACCGACGTTGGAGGTGGTGAAAAACACCGGCTCAATGAGATCGAAATCCTGCTCTTCCAGCATCCGCTGCATGAGCACGGAACCGACCATGCCGCGCCAACCGATCAGACCTACACGTTTCATCGCAACTACACCTATACAAAAGTGGGCCACCGTCGAAGCAGTGGGCCCGAAAGATTACAGATTCCGCAGCGCGGCGACTACTGCATCGCCCATTTGCTGCGTACCGACCTTGGTGCAACCTTGTGACCAGATGTCACCGGTGCGCAAGCCCTGGTCCAGGACCACGCTGACGGCTTTTTCAATCGCGTCGGCGGCATCGTTCAAGTTGAAGCTGTAGCGCAGCATCATCGACACCGACAGGATGGTCGCCAACGGGTTGGCAATGCCCTGCCCGGCGATGTCCGGCGCCGAACCGTGGCACGGCTCGTACATGCCCTTGTTATTGGCATCCAGGGAGGCCGACGGCAGCATGCCGATGGAACCGGTGAGCATCGACGCTTCGTCGGACAGGATGTCGCCGAACATGTTGTCGGTGACGATCACGTCGAACTGCTTCGGCGCGCGCACCAGTTGCATCGCGGCGTTGTCGACGTACATGTGGCTCAGCTCGATGTCCGGGTAATCCTTGGCCACCTGCTCGACCACTTCGCGCCACAGTTGGCTGGAAGCGAGCACGTTGGCCTTGTCCACCGAGCACAGCTTCTTGCCACGCACGCGGGCCATGTCGAAGCCGACCCGGGCGATACGGCGGATTTCGCTTTCGCTGTACGGCAGGGTGTCGTAGGCCTGGCGCTCGCCGTTTTCCAGCTCACGGGTACCGCGCGGGGCACCGAAGTAGATACCGCCGGTCAGCTCGCGAACGATGAGGATGTCCAGGCCGGAGACGATTTCCGGCTTCAGGCTCGATGCATCGGCCAGTTGCGGATAAAGGATCGCCGGACGCAGGTTGCCGAACAGGCCCAGTTGCGCGCGGATCTTCAGCAGCCCGCGCTCGGGGCGGATGTCGCGTTCGATCTTGTCCCATTTCGGCCCGCCCACGGCGCCCAGCAGCACGGCATCGGCGGCACGGGCCCGGTCCAGGGTTTCATCAGCCAGCGGCACGCCGCTTGTCGATGGCGGCGCCACCGATCACGTCGTGGCTGAGTTCGAAACCCAGGCCGTACTTGGCGTTCGCCAGCTCCAGGACCTTGACCGCCTCGGCCATGATTTCCGGGCCGATGCCATCACCTGGGAGAATCAGAATCTGCTTGCTCATGCTTTCCTCGTTAACTGTCGGCGCCCTTGGGCTAGCCGGGAAAAAATGCTATCGCTCGGCCCACAGCACCAGTACATCCGTACTGAACGAACCATCGGCCTCAATCTGAAAATATTCACGCACTTCATCGCCCATCGAGCGCTGCAGCTCGAGAATCGCCGCCCGCATTACCTCCGGGGTACGCATGCGCTCGACCCACGAACGGTATTCCAGGCGCAGACGCTGGCGCGAGGTGCTACGAGTGTGCAGCCCCGCGTCGCTGATTTGCTGCAACCACTCGGCGGCCGAATAGTCGCGCACATGACTGGTGTCCCGCAGCACTTCGACGCTTTGCAGGTAGGTATCGAGCAGCGGCATGCCCGGCGACAGGATATCAATGAACGCCGCTACGCCGCCCGGCTTGAGCACCCGGCGCACTTCCCGCAACGCCAGGCCCAGGTCACTCCAATGATGCGCCGAATAGCGGCTGAACACGAAGTCGAACTCACCGTCGGCGAACGGCAGCCGCTCGGCGGCGCCACGTACCGTGCCGATATTGCCCAGGCCACGCTCGGCCGCCGCCGCGGCAACCACGTCGAGCATCTGCTGGGACAGGTCGTAGGCCACCACTTCACCGGCCAGCGGCGCCACATGGAAACTTACATGCCCGGCGCCACAGCCCAGGTCCAGCACACGGGCATTGGCGTGACCGGCGAGCTCGGCCTGCAGCAGGGCAAATTCGGCGCCCTGGGCGTGCACGGCGCTGCTCAGGTAGGCCGAGGCCTGTTCGCCGAATTGCTTTTGTACGACTTGGCTGTGGGCGGTGCTGGTCATGGGGACTTCCTTTTGGGCTGTAGCCTTGTGGTGTCAGCACCGCCGTCTTCGCGAGCGGGCTCGCTCCCACACTGGATTTGCGCCATCCCTGTGGGAGCGAGCCGGCTCGCGAAGAGGCCAGCACTGACTACATCAACCTCACATCAATCAAGCATCACGAAACAACCAAGGCTGGCTCGCCCGGTGCTTGGCTTCGAACGCGGCAATCGCCTCGCCGTCCTGCAGGGTCAGGCCGATGTCGTCCAGGCCGTTGAGCAGGCAGTGCTTGCGGAACGCGTCGATTTCAAAACCCAGTACCTTGCCGTCGGGACGGGTCACGGTCTGCGCCGCCAGGTCGATCTGCAGTTGATAGCCAGGGTTGGCCTCGACCTGCTGGAACAGCTCGTCCACTTCGGCGTCGCTGAGAATGATCGGCAGCAAGCCGTTCTTGAAGCTGTTGTTGAAGAAGATGTCGGCGTAGCTCGGCGCGATGATGCTGCGAAAACCGTACTCTTCCAGGGCCCATGGCGCGTGCTCGCGGCTCGAACCGCAACCGAAGTTCTCGCGGGCCAGCAATACGCTGGCGCCTTGGTAACGCTCGGCATTGAGCACGAAATCCTTGTTCAACGGCCGCTTGGAGTTGTCCTGGTACGGCTGGCCCACATCCAGGTAACGCCATTCGTCAAACAGGTTCGGGCCGAAGCCGGTGCGCTTGATGGACTTCAGGAATTGCTTGGGGATGATCTGGTCGGTGTCGACGTTGGCACGATCCAAAGGCGCGACAAGACCGGTGTGCTGGGTGAAAGCTTTCATGCTGCGCTCCTTCAGATCAATTCGCGGACATCGACAAAACGGCCGTTGACGGCAGCGGCGGCGGCCATCGCCGGGCTCACCAGGTGCGTACGCCCACCGGCGCCCTGGCGACCTTCGAAGTTTCGGTTGGACGTCGAGGCGCAGTGCTCGCCCGACTCCAGGCGATC includes:
- a CDS encoding FimV/HubP family polar landmark protein, translating into MVQVRKLVLAIAAASALSSGMAQALGLGELTLKSPPNQPLVAEIELLDVQQLTAAEVVPSLAPPEEFAKAGIDRQAFLNDLSFTPVINANGRSVLRVTSSRPLSEPMVKFLVQVMWPNGRLLRDYSVLLDPSKFSPQAADAARAKPSQAVSTPVTGATKPSQYTTTPRDTLWEIAAKVRNGGSVQQTMLAIQALNPNAFINGNINLLKTGQVLRLPDPVQSTALPQPQAIAEVAAQNAAWRQGRRGVAGNGRQQLDATKRGAAEGAPAQAAARDNLSLVSAESAKAGAKGKGPAGDAQALSNQLAVTQESLDAARRDNEELKSRMADLQSQLDKLQRLIELKNNQLAKMQADGAAVPPAGESTPTMSAELTPAPTAQPPVPAPAPEAAPEATPPAAPVEPTPAASDEKKYNDLLTNPILLGLIGGGALILLLLLLLLARRRKAQQEAEKHLRMARALEEEADFSPELDLPPSSFEGIEVPPPSVKLEPKPAPAPVPKPAPVIAPVIVTPPIAAPLVAPAADRSDDVLPQAQSHIDRGRLNQAADLLEQGIKAEPQRSDLRLKLMEVYGQQGDRDAFVAQERQLVANGENYAQVEQLKSRFPAMAVAAGAGLAAAAVAAELDAQYVKELLEDKPATDEELDNAFDLSLDDFDTTPAAPAPEPLNELDAFPEDDDLSFESVLKQQTEANESLDDLSEFDLDLGADAPAPALEDEDFLLDLEDDLKGLDVPAAETPALNDTPADDLELPADFDLSLADEMDAHDQPKDAFESELDDVNAELDRLSDSLGQPTFTADDALATADDEPDFDFLSGTNEVATKLDLAQAYIDMGDDDGARDILGEVLNEGDATQKSEAQEMLSRLA
- a CDS encoding aspartate-semialdehyde dehydrogenase; the protein is MSQSFDIAVIGATGTVGETLVQILEERNFPIGTLHLLASSESAGSSVMFRGKNVRVREVDEFDFAKVQLVFFAAGPAVTLSFAPRATAAGCALIDLSGALPPEQAPQIVPEANAELLAGLGKPFQVSSPSASATALAVVLAPLRECLDLQRISLTASLAVSAQGRAAVSELARQTAELLNARPLEPKFFDRQMAFNLLAQVGVPDEQGHTLLEKRLVRELRQVLAQPLLKISVTCIQAPVFFGDSFSVTVQSASAVDLAKVNAALEAAPGIELVEAGDYPTPVGDAVGQDVVYVGRVRGGVDDPAELNLWLTSDNVRKGAALNAVQVAELLIKDLL
- the asd gene encoding aspartate-semialdehyde dehydrogenase gives rise to the protein MKRVGLIGWRGMVGSVLMQRMLEEQDFDLIEPVFFTTSNVGGQGPSVGKDTGVLKDAYSIEELKSLDVILTCQGGDYTSEVFPKLREAGWQGYWIDAASSLRMQDDAVIILDPVNRKVIDQQLDAGTKNYIGGNCTVSLMLMGLGGLFEAGLVEWMSAMTYQAASGAGAQNMRELIKQMGATHAAVADDLANPASAILDIDRKVAEAMRSDAYPTENFGVPLAGSLIPWIDKELPNGQSREEWKAQAETNKILGRFKSPIPVDGICVRIGAMRCHSQALTIKLNKDVPIADIEGLISQHNPWVKLVPNNRETSIQELSPTKVTGTLNVPVGRLRKLNMGSQFVGAFTVGDQLLWGAAEPLRRMLRILLER
- a CDS encoding class I SAM-dependent methyltransferase, with the translated sequence MTSTAHSQVVQKQFGEQASAYLSSAVHAQGAEFALLQAELAGHANARVLDLGCGAGHVSFHVAPLAGEVVAYDLSQQMLDVVAAAAAERGLGNIGTVRGAAERLPFADGEFDFVFSRYSAHHWSDLGLALREVRRVLKPGGVAAFIDILSPGMPLLDTYLQSVEVLRDTSHVRDYSAAEWLQQISDAGLHTRSTSRQRLRLEYRSWVERMRTPEVMRAAILELQRSMGDEVREYFQIEADGSFSTDVLVLWAER
- the leuD gene encoding 3-isopropylmalate dehydratase small subunit is translated as MKAFTQHTGLVAPLDRANVDTDQIIPKQFLKSIKRTGFGPNLFDEWRYLDVGQPYQDNSKRPLNKDFVLNAERYQGASVLLARENFGCGSSREHAPWALEEYGFRSIIAPSYADIFFNNSFKNGLLPIILSDAEVDELFQQVEANPGYQLQIDLAAQTVTRPDGKVLGFEIDAFRKHCLLNGLDDIGLTLQDGEAIAAFEAKHRASQPWLFRDA